In Ipomoea triloba cultivar NCNSP0323 chromosome 15, ASM357664v1, one genomic interval encodes:
- the LOC116006155 gene encoding uncharacterized protein LOC116006155 encodes MRDFPSCFGETGVQVADFSSSSANNKAAAQNLATCIYQCRLRGKSWLLNVTWSKNLMGQGLSVGIDDNTNQCLCKVDIKPWLFSRKKGSKTLEAYSCKIDVYWDLSSAKFGSGPEPLQGFYVCIVFERQMLLLLGDMIKEALKKTGASPAASGAVFIAKREHIFGKKIFGTKAQFCDNGQIHDLIIECDTSGSSDPYLVIRVDSKPMMKVKRLHWKFRGNHTILIDGLEVEVFWDVHNWLFGTTFGNAVFMFKTSHSAEKLWASQPLCDPQTQHWSWSQRFRESQSPSLDFSLFLYAWKNE; translated from the coding sequence ATGAGGGATTTCCCTTCTTGTTTTGGGGAAACTGGTGTTCAAGTTGCTGATTTTTCATCATCAAGTGCTAATAATAAAGCTGCTGCTCAAAATTTGGCGACTTGTATATATCAGTGTAGATTGCGTGGGAAATCTTGGCTGCTAAACGTTACATGGAGTAAGAATTTGATGGGGCAGGGCCTTAGTGTGGGGATTGATGATAACACCAACCAGTGCCTATGTAAGGTTGATATAAAGCCATGGTTGTTCTCTAGGAAGAAAGGTTCAAAGACTTTAGAAGCATATTCTTGTAAGATTGATGTGTATTGGGACCTTTCATCAGCTAAATTTGGATCTGGCCCGGAGCCGTTGCAAGGATTCTATGTGTGTATTGTCTTTGAAAGGCAAATGCTTCTGCTTCTCGGTGACATGATAAAAGAAGCTCTGAAGAAAACAGGTGCTTCCCCTGCTGCTTCTGGTGCTGTTTTTATTGCCAAGAGAGAGCACATATTTGGCAAGAAGATTTTTGGAACAAAGGCTCAGTTTTGTGATAATGGTCAAATCCATGATCTCATTATTGAATGTGATACAAGTGGCAGCAGTGACCCGTACCTTGTGATCCGTGTGGATAGTAAGCCAATGATGAAGGTGAAGCGGCTTCACTGGAAATTTCGGGGCAATCATACCATCTTGATTGATGGCCTTGAGGTAGAAGTGTTTTGGGATGTCCATAATTGGCTTTTTGGTACAACTTTTGGGAATGCAGTATTCATGTTTAAGACTAGTCATTCAGCTGAGAAATTGTGGGCTAGTCAGCCTCTTTGTGATCCCCAGACACAGCATTGGTCCTGGTCACAGAGATTCCGGGAATCCCAGTCGCCTAGTCTTGATTTCTCACTGTTTTTGTATGCTTGGAAGAACGAATAG
- the LOC116005649 gene encoding uncharacterized protein LOC116005649, which translates to MVTDGIKKWTVTAALSVWNSTVFGSIHKRKRTLLACLGGVQRRLALRYHGGLSKLEHKLTAEYQDTLYQEELLWFQRSREEWIVSGDRNTKYYHAAASIRKARNTVVCLRNEEGEWMSDQVILQRHVRNYFIGLYTNDSAIRDVTLLEGEFPSVSQEDWRWFNSPLTQEEVRCALFDMAPFKAPRPDGLHAGFYQHL; encoded by the exons ATGGTGACAGATGGAATTAAGAAATGGAC TGTAACTGCCGCTCTTTCCGTTTGGAACTCAACGGTCTTCGGCAGTATTCACAAACGTAAAAGAACTCTTCTTGCTTGTCTAGGTGGGGTACAACGTCGGCTCGCTCTCCGCTATCATGGTGGGCTGTCCAAACTCGAACATAAGCTTACTGCGGAATATCAAGACACTCTATACCAGGAGGAACTCTTGTGGTTTCAAAGATCGAGAGAGGAGTGGATTGTTTCCGGGGATAGGAATACGAAGTATTACCATGCGGCAGCATCAATTCGGAAGGCGCGGAATACAGTTGTCTGCCTTCGGAATGAGGAAGGGGAGTGGATGAGTGACCAGGTTATTCTCCAACGTCATGTTCGAAATTATTTTATTGGGCTATATACTAATGATTCCGCAATTCGGGACGTGACTCTTTTGGAGGGTGAGTTCCCGTCGGTTAGTCAGGAGGATTGGCGGTGGTTTAACTCGCCTTTAACCCAGGAGGAAGTccgttgtgctctttttgataTGGCACCTTTCAAGGCACCTAGGCCTGACGGGTTACATGCTGGCTTTTATCAGCATCTGTAG